In Pseudomonas abieticivorans, the genomic window GGTATTGAAAATCATACTCATACCTTTTCTGGTATGAGGAGAGCGGGTAGCCGGCACTCCCCGCTCACCTATTTATCTTGAGTTACTTGGTTTTAGCCAAGCAGTGAAGGTTGGCGATTTTTTTTGATTCAAGACTGATGTTTTTCATAGGTTTATCTTTTTTGTTTTTTTGAGTGCCGAATTATGTCGGCATGTGCAGATTACGCTTGTAGGAACAGAGGTCAATCCCTGCGGAGTGCCGAAAATTCCCAAAATTTTGTAGGAAGTTTTACCCTCATGAGGGGGCCCGTTTTAGAGCGCTTTCATCATGAGGTTGCTGGCACCTAAGAGATTTTATATCAGTCAGAGGGCGAATTTATTTGCACGTAGAGAGCTCAGCGATGAGGGCGAGCCTTTTCGGGGGGTGATATGCGGCGAATCGGCAACTGATCGGCCTGAGTCTGCCGTTCTTGCTCAACTGGTTGAATATGGACCCAGCCACCGCCAGCGGGCCACTGATTTAAGCTGACGGCCGCGCTGGCCACCCCGCCAATCACAAACACCATGGTGTGGGAAATGGGGCTGGCGTCTGAGGGGCGGTGCTGAATAACGGTATTAGGTATTTTTAGGAAAATAAAATGAAATGACGAGGGTGATAAGTGGCAACGCACCTATTTTTAGCAACTCGAACATTTGCTCCTTTGCTTTCCGGGTTTAGGCCATAGGCGGTGAAAATTCCCGCGCACAGTAGAAAGAGAGAAACGAGAATTTGTCTAGCAAACCTCAACCGATCGTTCTCTTTTAAATTAACCGCGCTACCGTTTTCAAAAAAATTGGAAAGATTTATATCAGAGTTGGGTATGGGGGAGTTCAAAGGCCTGTCACCCGCCCAATGATCTCGAGGGTATGATCGTCTCGCTCCCTGATGATCCCTAATGAACAGCCGGCCCTTTGTTTTTGGTTATCGGCTATCGCGAGCAGAGCAAACGCGCGTTTTATTGCCTCTGCTTTGGTGATGCTGTTGCGAATAGCGATTTGCGATAGGCAGTTATCGATGTCGTCGCTGAGCTCAAGGGTGAGATTTGCCATGATGCTTCCTGCTTGAATGGATCAGCAGTAATTATAGGCGGCGAGAGTGGTGGGGGATATTCGGGCACGTCTGGCGCATGTGTCAGACATCTCCGAAACACCCGCACCCCAGGCTGGGTGCGGGCTTTTAGCGCCTTAGCTGTTAGGCAACAACCGGCAAGTAATGCTCTTGATGTAACGCGTTTCGACGATGGCTGGGTGCACCGGGTGGTCCGGGCCTTGGCCGCCGCGTTCCAGCAGTTGGATGTTGCGGTCCAGGTGGCGGGCGCTGGTGAGCAGGATGTTTTGCAGGTCGTCTTCGGGCAGGTGCATGGAGCACGAGGCGCTGACCAGAATGCCGTCTTTGCTGAGCAGGCGCATGGCCTGTTCGTTCAGGCGGCGGTAGGCGCCTTCGCCGTTTTTCAGGTCTTTCTTGCGCTTGATGAAGGCGGGCGGGTCGGCGACGATCACGTCGAAGCGCTCTTCGCTGGCTTTCAGCTCTTTCAGGGCTTCGAACACGTCGCCTTCGATGCAGGTGACTTTCTCGGCAAAACCGTTCAGCGCGGCGTTGCGTTCGACACCGTCCAGGGCAAAGCTTGAGGCGTCGACGCAGAATACTTCGCTGGCGCCGAAGGCACCGGCCTGCACGCCCCAGCCGCCGATGTAGCTGAACAGGTCGAGTACGCGTTTGCCCTTGACGTACGGGGCCAGGCGCGCGCGGTTCATGCGGTGGTCGTAGAACCAGCCGGTTTTCTGGCCTTCCATGACCGGCGCTTCGAATTTCACACCGTTCTCTTCCAGCGCCACC contains:
- a CDS encoding class I SAM-dependent rRNA methyltransferase, which translates into the protein MSLPSLRLKANADRRLRAGHLWVYSNEIDVAATPLHGFKAGDQAVLEAAGGKPLGIVAMSPNNLICARLLSRDVKVPLDKSLLVHRINVALSLRERLFDKPYYRLVFGDSDLLPGLVVDRFGDILVVQLASATMEQHKEDVMAALIQVIKPSGILFKNDSAARDAEGLERYVETAFGLVPEWVALEENGVKFEAPVMEGQKTGWFYDHRMNRARLAPYVKGKRVLDLFSYIGGWGVQAGAFGASEVFCVDASSFALDGVERNAALNGFAEKVTCIEGDVFEALKELKASEERFDVIVADPPAFIKRKKDLKNGEGAYRRLNEQAMRLLSKDGILVSASCSMHLPEDDLQNILLTSARHLDRNIQLLERGGQGPDHPVHPAIVETRYIKSITCRLLPNS